From a single Anaerolineales bacterium genomic region:
- a CDS encoding DUF1684 domain-containing protein, translated as MTSYQEAIQLARQQKDGAIKADSLHWMNLAGLFWLEEGENPFGSDEDNKISYPSFPEPVCGSFTLVNGQVFFKPAQGIEFTSNSPNLITRPLISDHNAEPDIIQVGSLVMKIIIRGGVPLIRMWDREAPSKTDFNGLKYYPVNEGYRVTARFIPYDPPRTIKKTEVIGTEVQAVLLGQVQFNLHGTDCVLQAEKSGEKLLLHFADGTNSKTTYGGGRRIYIPPPETDEFILDFNLTDNWPCAYTPYATCPLVPQENRLPISIEAGELKYHE; from the coding sequence ATGACATCCTACCAAGAAGCCATTCAACTGGCGCGCCAACAAAAGGACGGAGCCATCAAAGCTGATTCCCTGCACTGGATGAACCTCGCCGGGTTGTTCTGGCTGGAAGAGGGCGAAAACCCCTTCGGAAGTGACGAGGATAACAAGATCTCGTATCCATCCTTCCCCGAACCTGTTTGCGGAAGTTTCACTCTCGTCAACGGACAGGTCTTTTTCAAACCCGCGCAGGGAATTGAATTCACATCCAACTCTCCCAACCTCATCACCCGCCCGCTGATCTCAGACCACAACGCGGAGCCGGATATCATCCAAGTCGGCTCGCTCGTCATGAAAATCATCATCCGCGGCGGCGTTCCGCTCATCCGCATGTGGGACCGGGAAGCGCCATCCAAGACGGATTTCAATGGGTTGAAATATTATCCAGTCAATGAAGGTTATCGCGTTACTGCCAGATTTATCCCCTACGACCCGCCCAGGACGATCAAAAAGACGGAGGTCATCGGAACAGAAGTACAGGCTGTCCTGCTGGGACAGGTGCAATTTAACCTGCACGGCACGGACTGCGTGCTCCAAGCCGAAAAAAGCGGGGAAAAACTGCTCCTGCATTTTGCGGATGGGACGAACTCCAAAACCACCTATGGCGGCGGGCGTAGAATTTACATTCCACCGCCCGAAACGGATGAGTTCATTCTTGATTTCAACCTCACAGATAACTGGCCCTGCGCTTACACGCCGTACGCCACTTGCCCGCTTGTACCGCAGGAAAACCGCCTGCCGATCTCCATTGAAGCGGGCGAATTGAAATATCACGAATAA
- a CDS encoding nitroreductase gives MEVFEAIHGRATVGKVQPDPLPRDLIEKLLSAAVQAPNHYKVRPWRFVILTGDGRKKLGDVFAASFLDRNPDAPKEAAEKPRSLPLRAPVVIAVGADKPAPDSKAIEIENVSAVSAAAQNILLAAHALGLGAIWRTGEWARDAKVKEFLGFEADQHLIGFIYIGYPEATPEPHVRAGFEDRVTWIE, from the coding sequence ATGGAAGTTTTTGAAGCGATACATGGAAGAGCCACGGTCGGCAAGGTACAACCTGATCCATTGCCGCGCGACCTGATCGAGAAGTTGTTGAGCGCCGCCGTGCAAGCGCCGAACCATTATAAGGTGCGCCCGTGGCGTTTTGTAATCTTGACCGGGGATGGGCGAAAAAAACTGGGCGATGTCTTTGCCGCCTCTTTTCTGGACCGGAATCCTGATGCGCCCAAGGAAGCCGCGGAGAAGCCCCGAAGCTTGCCGCTGCGCGCACCGGTGGTCATCGCCGTCGGCGCGGACAAGCCCGCCCCTGATTCCAAAGCCATCGAGATCGAGAATGTCTCTGCGGTCTCCGCAGCGGCGCAAAATATTCTGCTTGCCGCCCACGCGCTGGGGCTTGGCGCGATCTGGCGCACGGGTGAATGGGCGCGCGATGCGAAGGTCAAGGAATTTTTGGGCTTCGAAGCCGACCAGCATTTGATCGGTTTCATCTATATCGGCTACCCGGAAGCGACGCCGGAACCGCATGTCCGCGCCGGATTTGAAGACCGCGTAACGTGGATCGAATAA
- a CDS encoding histone deacetylase family protein codes for MKILYSEEHRNHYPPFEVFDGGIRVPYYENPDRMDRIVSALKKTDWAEFCEPDDFGLDPILAVHDRAYLNFLASCWDEWLDSDPEIAAAPELHAFLPATFALRRTARPTASIRGRGGYYLMDLSACIVAGTYNAALASANIALSAASSIVHGQSAFALCRPPGHHAGRDYAAGYCFINNAAVAANWLSTKGKVAILDIDYHGGNGTQDIFYERNDVLTISIHGDPDFEYPHYIGFADETGAGAGLGFHRNFPLPKDTGDEGYLSALEEALTMIRKFAPDFLILSFGADTFDGDPLGTFHVTREGFSGIGKRIAGLNLPTAVIMEGGYANEALGENTVTLLENFE; via the coding sequence ATGAAAATATTGTACTCGGAAGAACATCGAAATCATTATCCGCCGTTCGAGGTGTTCGACGGCGGAATTCGTGTGCCGTATTATGAAAATCCTGACCGCATGGATCGCATCGTATCTGCGCTTAAAAAAACGGATTGGGCGGAGTTTTGCGAGCCGGATGATTTTGGACTCGACCCGATCCTCGCCGTGCACGACCGGGCATATCTCAACTTCCTCGCATCCTGCTGGGACGAATGGCTGGATTCTGACCCCGAAATTGCGGCTGCGCCCGAACTGCACGCCTTCCTGCCGGCGACCTTTGCATTGCGACGCACAGCGCGCCCCACCGCCTCCATCCGCGGACGCGGCGGCTACTATCTGATGGATCTCTCCGCCTGCATCGTGGCAGGGACGTATAATGCCGCGCTGGCATCCGCGAACATTGCCTTGAGCGCCGCATCGTCCATTGTTCACGGACAATCTGCGTTTGCCTTATGCCGTCCGCCCGGTCATCATGCCGGGAGGGATTATGCCGCTGGCTACTGCTTCATCAACAACGCCGCCGTCGCCGCGAATTGGCTTTCCACGAAAGGCAAGGTTGCCATCCTCGATATCGATTATCATGGCGGCAATGGCACGCAGGATATTTTCTACGAACGCAATGATGTGCTGACCATTTCCATTCACGGCGACCCGGATTTCGAATACCCCCATTACATCGGCTTCGCGGACGAGACCGGCGCAGGCGCGGGGCTTGGTTTCCACAGAAATTTCCCGCTCCCGAAAGATACAGGAGATGAAGGATATCTTTCGGCATTGGAAGAAGCGTTGACGATGATCCGCAAATTCGCGCCCGATTTCCTTATCCTTTCCTTCGGCGCAGACACCTTCGATGGCGATCCGCTTGGCACCTTTCACGTCACGCGCGAGGGATTTTCTGGGATCGGAAAACGGATCGCCGGATTGAACCTCCCAACCGCTGTCATCATGGAAGGCGGCTACGCCAACGAAGCGCTTGGCGAAAACACAGTCACTTTATTGGAGAATTTCGAATGA
- a CDS encoding response regulator: MLEGLIIDDNRQTADALQQMLGLLDLPAKVAYGSSPAMSILAGFIPSFICLDINMPGVDGTEVLAYIRREPRLMKVPVVIITSDDQPETRQHVLRGGAQAMVIKPVTLDMLESAFKKAKILS; this comes from the coding sequence ATGTTGGAAGGATTGATCATTGACGATAACCGCCAGACGGCGGATGCATTGCAGCAAATGTTGGGGCTGCTTGACCTGCCCGCGAAGGTAGCATATGGATCAAGCCCCGCCATGTCGATTCTTGCGGGCTTTATTCCATCTTTTATTTGTCTCGATATCAACATGCCCGGTGTGGACGGCACGGAAGTGCTTGCCTATATCCGCCGCGAACCGCGCCTGATGAAAGTGCCCGTGGTCATCATCACATCCGACGACCAGCCCGAAACACGCCAGCACGTGCTGCGCGGCGGCGCGCAGGCAATGGTGATCAAGCCGGTGACGCTTGATATGCTGGAAAGCGCGTTTAAGAAGGCGAAGATACTCTCGTAG
- a CDS encoding molybdopterin biosynthesis protein — protein MSVYLHDIPLSQAQTRLREALQDANLWRTLGVEEIPLDENALGRVTAEPVWASISSPHYHASAMDGFAVRAVETSGAQPSSPLTLYTGPQAQYVDTGDPLPEWSNAVIPIENVESLDANGEITSAIRAPKSIRIRAAVAPWAHVRPMGEDIVATQLVLPAGHVLKPVDLGAIAAAGHQSICVARKPKVAIIPTGTELVPIGSKLKAGDILEYNSLVIASQIRQMGGESTRYPIIKDDFDLICENVRQAAQTHDLVLLNAGSSAGAEDFSAKVVEKLGQLLVHGVAVRPGHPVILGLINRKSEDLNPDTSHLTPIIGVPGYPVSAALTVDIFAEPVIAKWLGRRPLELPTEEATLTRKLVSPAGDDDFVRVVVGKVGGKLLAAPLSRGAGVITSLVQADGLALIPSGTQGMEAGEKIQVRLYRKRNEIEKTILAIGSHDLTLDLIAQFLAEHDRRLASANVGSQGGLVALRRGEAHLAGSHLLDPQTGEYNISYIRRYMPDIPVKVVALVGRDQGLIVKKGNPKGIKSLEDLSSSTSGERRDVQFVNRQRGAGTRVLLDYHLNLMSIPPESIAGYTQEEYTHLGVAAAVASGRADCGLGIAAAAQALDLDFIPLFQERYDLVIPKQFADDELLAPLFDLLSDPRFREAVSHLKGYDVSVMGAIILED, from the coding sequence ATGTCAGTCTACCTTCACGACATCCCACTTTCCCAAGCCCAAACCCGCCTGCGTGAAGCCTTGCAGGATGCGAATCTGTGGCGCACGCTCGGCGTGGAAGAAATTCCGCTCGACGAGAATGCGCTGGGGCGCGTCACTGCCGAGCCAGTTTGGGCGTCCATCTCGTCGCCGCATTATCACGCCTCCGCGATGGACGGTTTTGCCGTCCGCGCGGTGGAGACGAGCGGCGCACAGCCTTCCTCGCCATTGACCTTGTACACCGGTCCGCAAGCGCAGTATGTGGATACCGGCGATCCGCTGCCCGAATGGTCGAATGCTGTCATCCCCATCGAAAACGTCGAATCATTGGACGCGAACGGCGAGATCACCTCTGCCATCCGCGCGCCGAAATCCATCCGCATCCGCGCCGCCGTTGCGCCGTGGGCGCATGTCCGCCCGATGGGGGAGGATATCGTTGCCACGCAATTGGTACTTCCCGCCGGGCATGTCCTCAAGCCCGTGGATTTGGGCGCCATTGCCGCGGCGGGACACCAGTCTATCTGCGTGGCGCGCAAGCCAAAGGTGGCAATCATCCCGACCGGAACGGAACTCGTCCCGATCGGCTCGAAACTCAAGGCGGGGGATATTCTCGAATACAACTCGCTTGTGATCGCCTCTCAAATTCGACAAATGGGCGGCGAATCTACCCGCTATCCGATCATAAAAGATGACTTTGATCTCATTTGTGAAAACGTTCGGCAAGCCGCGCAAACGCATGATCTGGTTCTGTTGAACGCAGGCTCCTCCGCCGGTGCGGAAGATTTTTCCGCCAAGGTGGTGGAAAAGTTGGGTCAATTGTTGGTGCATGGCGTGGCGGTGAGACCCGGTCATCCAGTTATTCTCGGTCTCATCAATCGAAAATCCGAAGACCTGAACCCTGACACCTCACACCTGACACCGATCATTGGCGTCCCCGGCTATCCCGTCTCTGCCGCGCTCACCGTGGATATTTTCGCCGAACCCGTCATTGCCAAGTGGCTGGGACGGCGTCCGCTGGAATTGCCGACCGAAGAAGCCACGCTCACACGTAAACTGGTCTCGCCTGCGGGAGATGATGACTTTGTGCGGGTTGTGGTCGGGAAAGTAGGCGGGAAATTGCTTGCGGCTCCACTTTCGCGCGGGGCGGGAGTGATCACATCGCTCGTCCAAGCGGATGGACTGGCGTTGATCCCGAGCGGCACGCAGGGCATGGAAGCGGGCGAGAAGATCCAAGTCCGCTTGTATCGCAAGCGGAACGAGATCGAAAAGACCATCCTTGCCATCGGCTCGCACGACCTGACGCTGGACTTGATTGCGCAATTCCTCGCGGAGCATGACCGCAGGCTGGCTTCCGCCAACGTCGGTTCGCAGGGCGGGCTGGTGGCGTTGCGGCGCGGCGAGGCGCATCTGGCAGGCTCGCACCTGCTCGATCCGCAAACGGGCGAATACAACATTTCCTACATCCGCCGGTACATGCCGGATATTCCGGTCAAGGTGGTTGCTCTGGTGGGGCGCGATCAGGGCTTGATCGTGAAGAAGGGAAACCCAAAGGGAATCAAAAGCCTGGAAGACCTCAGCAGTTCCACGTCGGGAGAGAGGCGTGACGTCCAGTTTGTGAACCGCCAGCGCGGAGCGGGCACGCGCGTCCTGCTCGACTATCATTTGAATTTGATGTCAATTCCGCCGGAGTCCATTGCGGGCTATACACAGGAAGAGTATACTCATCTGGGCGTGGCGGCGGCGGTGGCTTCGGGGCGTGCGGATTGCGGGCTGGGGATTGCCGCTGCGGCTCAGGCGTTGGATCTGGACTTTATCCCGTTATTCCAGGAACGTTACGATCTGGTCATCCCAAAACAATTTGCGGATGACGAACTGCTTGCGCCTCTCTTCGACCTGCTGTCTGATCCGCGGTTCCGGGAGGCGGTATCTCACCTGAAAGGATATGACGTGTCTGTGATGGGCGCGATAATTTTGGAGGATTGA
- a CDS encoding aspartate aminotransferase family protein — protein sequence MTDQTQNWIERDKKQLHPVYHPKSHANPLVIERGEGVWLYTTDGRKILDGMAGLWNVNAGYGREELAKAAYEQMKELAFTSNFSGMTNLPSVKLADKLAGFAYEGLNTTFFTSGGSEANDSAFKTARYYWKRKGKPTKYKVIARRGSYHGVTLSATFATGLEKYHTMFGPAVDGFVHIPAPNPYRYEGQLQDRETVGQAAARELESAILREGADTVAAFIAEPVMGVGGVIVPPDDYFPLVRQICDKYEILFIADEVITGFGRTGEWFALKHWNVKPDILSFAKAITSGYAQLGGIQISDEIRETMESAADSEAYMHGYTYSGHAMACAVGLKNLEIMEKENYPQRARELGARLLAGLQSLSEFPFVGDVRGLGLVCGVEIVSDKSTKTADPATTMKIFKAAEAHGLRSRPLGNTLAFSPPLSINEDEVDEIVKRLGAAMDGVG from the coding sequence ATGACCGACCAAACACAAAATTGGATCGAGAGAGACAAAAAACAATTACATCCCGTGTATCACCCGAAATCGCACGCCAATCCGCTGGTGATCGAGCGCGGGGAAGGCGTGTGGCTGTATACCACCGACGGGCGAAAGATCCTGGACGGCATGGCGGGCTTGTGGAACGTCAACGCGGGATACGGGCGCGAGGAACTTGCCAAAGCCGCCTACGAGCAGATGAAGGAACTGGCGTTCACGTCCAATTTTTCGGGCATGACCAATCTGCCCTCCGTAAAACTCGCTGACAAACTCGCCGGTTTTGCCTACGAAGGCTTGAACACTACCTTCTTCACATCGGGTGGATCGGAAGCGAATGATTCGGCGTTCAAGACCGCGCGCTATTACTGGAAGCGCAAGGGCAAGCCGACCAAGTACAAGGTCATTGCGCGGCGCGGCTCGTATCACGGTGTGACGCTCTCCGCGACATTTGCCACGGGGCTGGAAAAATATCACACCATGTTCGGTCCCGCCGTGGATGGATTTGTACACATCCCCGCGCCGAATCCGTATCGCTACGAAGGTCAATTGCAGGATAGGGAAACCGTCGGGCAGGCGGCGGCTCGGGAATTGGAATCCGCCATTCTGCGCGAAGGAGCCGATACTGTCGCCGCTTTCATCGCCGAGCCTGTCATGGGCGTCGGAGGCGTGATCGTTCCACCCGACGATTACTTCCCGCTCGTCCGGCAGATCTGTGACAAATACGAAATCCTCTTCATCGCGGATGAAGTCATCACGGGCTTTGGTCGCACGGGGGAATGGTTCGCGCTTAAACATTGGAACGTCAAACCCGACATCCTGTCGTTTGCCAAAGCCATCACGAGCGGATACGCCCAGTTGGGCGGAATCCAGATCTCGGACGAAATCCGCGAAACGATGGAATCCGCCGCGGACAGCGAAGCGTACATGCACGGATATACCTATTCGGGTCATGCAATGGCGTGCGCGGTGGGATTGAAGAATCTCGAGATCATGGAGAAAGAGAATTATCCGCAACGCGCGCGTGAATTGGGAGCGCGCCTGCTTGCAGGTCTGCAATCGCTGAGCGAATTCCCATTCGTCGGTGATGTGCGCGGGCTCGGCTTGGTGTGCGGCGTGGAGATCGTTTCAGATAAATCCACCAAAACTGCCGACCCTGCCACGACAATGAAAATCTTCAAAGCCGCCGAGGCGCATGGATTGCGCTCGCGTCCGCTGGGAAATACGCTCGCCTTCTCGCCGCCGCTTTCCATCAATGAAGATGAAGTGGATGAGATCGTCAAGCGATTGGGCGCGGCGATGGATGGGGTTGGGTAG
- the guaB gene encoding IMP dehydrogenase: MKILPDVALTYDDVLLVPQYSDVDSRRRLSTKSWLTKRIALQSPIVSANMDVVTESEMAIAMAREGGIGIIHRFMTIAEHTRQIERVKKAESFVVDKPITMMDDHTVGDVKRVVEETGTGGILILDKDDKLVGIVTTRDLLFEHDDTKLVTDIMTREVHSAPPDTSLKEAERLLHEYRVEKLPLKNENGKVAGLITLKDIMKITQFPKATKDAKGRLAVGAAVGVRDMEMRRVEAALQAGADCIVVDIAHGDSHMEIEMVKNIRKHFPEAQIIGGNVATADGTKRLIDAGADCVKVGVGPGSICITRQVAGSGVPQLTAVIECAEAARPYGIPIVADGGIRHPGDVAKAIAAGASAVMIGSLFAGTDESPGLIMTRRGHRYKASRGMASLTANIERNKREGNDLTREEIEDYVAEGVEAAVPYRGKAREVLTQLVGGLQSGMSYSGAKTIDEFQEKAIFVRMTGAGLRESGPHDVEVLG, translated from the coding sequence ATGAAGATTTTGCCTGATGTTGCTTTGACCTACGATGATGTTCTGTTAGTGCCGCAGTATTCCGATGTGGATTCGCGGCGCAGGCTTTCGACGAAGAGTTGGTTGACAAAAAGAATCGCGTTGCAGTCGCCGATCGTTTCCGCGAACATGGATGTGGTGACCGAGAGCGAGATGGCGATTGCGATGGCGCGCGAAGGCGGGATCGGGATCATCCATCGTTTTATGACGATCGCCGAGCATACGCGCCAGATCGAGCGGGTGAAGAAGGCGGAGTCGTTCGTGGTGGACAAGCCGATCACGATGATGGATGACCACACGGTGGGCGATGTGAAGCGCGTGGTGGAGGAGACCGGCACGGGCGGGATCTTGATCCTGGATAAGGATGATAAATTGGTCGGCATTGTCACAACCCGCGACCTGTTGTTCGAGCATGATGATACTAAACTTGTAACGGACATTATGACGCGCGAAGTCCACAGCGCTCCGCCGGATACATCCTTGAAGGAAGCGGAACGGTTGCTGCACGAATACCGCGTGGAGAAGTTGCCTCTGAAAAATGAAAACGGCAAAGTGGCGGGTTTGATCACGCTCAAGGATATTATGAAGATCACGCAGTTCCCGAAGGCGACGAAGGATGCAAAAGGACGGCTGGCAGTCGGTGCGGCGGTCGGTGTGCGGGATATGGAGATGCGGCGCGTCGAAGCCGCGCTGCAGGCGGGCGCGGATTGCATTGTGGTGGACATCGCCCACGGCGATTCGCACATGGAAATCGAAATGGTGAAGAACATCCGCAAGCATTTTCCCGAGGCGCAGATCATCGGCGGGAATGTGGCGACTGCGGACGGGACAAAACGATTGATCGATGCTGGCGCGGATTGCGTGAAAGTCGGCGTCGGTCCCGGTTCGATCTGCATCACGCGGCAGGTGGCGGGATCGGGAGTCCCGCAGTTGACGGCGGTGATCGAGTGCGCGGAGGCGGCACGCCCGTATGGGATTCCAATTGTTGCGGACGGCGGGATTCGTCACCCCGGCGATGTGGCGAAGGCGATCGCGGCGGGCGCAAGCGCGGTGATGATCGGCTCGCTGTTCGCCGGCACGGACGAAAGCCCGGGTCTCATCATGACGCGCCGGGGGCATCGTTACAAGGCATCGCGCGGGATGGCTTCGTTGACCGCCAACATCGAACGCAATAAGCGCGAAGGCAATGACCTGACGCGCGAGGAGATCGAAGATTACGTCGCCGAGGGTGTGGAAGCGGCAGTCCCATATCGCGGCAAGGCGCGCGAGGTGCTGACTCAACTCGTCGGCGGCTTGCAATCGGGGATGAGTTACAGTGGCGCGAAGACGATCGATGAGTTTCAGGAAAAAGCCATTTTTGTGCGGATGACAGGCGCAGGGCTGAGGGAATCGGGTCCGCATGATGTGGAAGTTCTCGGTTAA